In Barnesiella propionica, a single genomic region encodes these proteins:
- a CDS encoding S9 family peptidase — translation MKRIVYVVLLLCISVLGVEAEALNLKDITNGLYKEKDITAVTPLADGIHYVAASNNNTRIVKYEYRTGKAVETLFDVATARECNLKKFEGFSLSKDEKQLLIWDNSEKIYRRSFKAEYYTFEIKRNLLKPLSENGQQQVAVFSPNGRMVAFVRDNNIFVKKLDYGTELPVTRDGARNKIINGIPDWVYEEEFAFTSTLQWAPDNETLCFVKFDESNVPEYHFDLYEGSCPAYPQYALYPGSFEYKYPVAGENNAKVSVWSYTVETRALKQLNVPVDADGYIPRILFTRDADKLAVMTLNRIQNTLNIYTVNPKSGVNRLLLREQSNTWIDSENIDCVTFYPDFFVIASERSGFRHLYQYNLNGTLIKQITKGNWDVTDFLGYDNVNRTFFYQSAEEGPLFRAIYKTDAKGAVIKLSDKKGTNKAEFNPSCTYFINKYNSTSVPLEITLCDAKGKQVRVLEDNNSLKNLVARTDIPRKEFFTCKNDAGDMLNGYMIKPLDFDASRRYPVVMVQYSGPGSQLVLDKWDVNWEQYLVSRGFIVACVDGRGTGARGNAFKTCVYMKLGELETQDQVSAARYMASLPYVDGKNIGIWGWSYGGYETLMAMSLSRDVYKAGVAIAPVTDWRFYDSIYAERYMRTPKENFDGYKRSAPLNHTEEQNGALLVVSGTADDNVHLLNTLQYSSVMVESNKQFDMMIYTNKNHSIVGCNARYHLYTKVCDFFTDKLK, via the coding sequence ATGAAACGAATTGTATATGTTGTCTTATTATTGTGTATATCGGTTCTCGGTGTCGAGGCCGAGGCACTGAATTTGAAGGATATAACCAATGGACTGTATAAGGAAAAAGATATAACAGCCGTCACTCCTCTTGCCGATGGCATACATTATGTCGCCGCTAGTAACAATAATACGCGTATAGTAAAATATGAGTATCGTACCGGTAAAGCTGTAGAAACACTGTTTGATGTGGCTACGGCCCGTGAATGTAATTTGAAAAAATTTGAAGGTTTTTCTCTAAGCAAAGATGAAAAGCAATTGCTCATTTGGGATAATTCGGAAAAAATATACCGTCGTTCTTTTAAAGCGGAGTATTATACGTTCGAAATAAAAAGAAATTTGCTGAAGCCTCTTTCGGAGAACGGACAGCAACAAGTCGCTGTTTTTTCTCCTAATGGACGCATGGTGGCTTTTGTAAGAGATAATAATATTTTTGTAAAGAAACTGGATTATGGTACGGAACTGCCTGTTACCCGGGATGGAGCCCGAAATAAGATAATCAATGGTATTCCCGATTGGGTTTATGAAGAAGAATTTGCATTTACTTCCACCTTGCAATGGGCTCCGGATAATGAGACTTTATGTTTTGTCAAGTTCGATGAAAGTAACGTTCCGGAATATCATTTCGATTTGTATGAAGGGAGTTGCCCTGCTTATCCTCAGTATGCATTATATCCGGGAAGTTTTGAATATAAATATCCCGTAGCCGGGGAAAACAATGCGAAAGTTTCTGTATGGTCATATACTGTGGAGACTCGTGCGCTTAAGCAACTTAACGTTCCTGTAGATGCGGATGGTTATATACCTCGGATCCTATTTACCAGAGATGCCGACAAATTGGCGGTTATGACTTTGAACCGAATACAGAATACATTGAATATTTATACAGTGAATCCGAAATCAGGAGTAAACAGGTTATTGTTGCGGGAGCAATCGAATACTTGGATAGATTCTGAGAATATTGATTGTGTTACTTTTTATCCCGATTTTTTCGTAATTGCCAGTGAAAGGAGCGGTTTTCGACATTTGTATCAATATAATCTGAACGGAACATTAATTAAGCAGATAACAAAAGGAAATTGGGATGTTACCGATTTTCTGGGATATGATAATGTAAACCGTACATTTTTCTATCAATCGGCCGAAGAAGGTCCGTTATTCCGGGCGATATATAAAACCGATGCAAAGGGGGCTGTGATTAAGTTATCAGATAAGAAAGGTACAAACAAAGCTGAATTTAATCCGTCTTGTACCTATTTTATTAATAAATATAACAGTACATCTGTACCGTTGGAGATTACTTTGTGTGATGCGAAAGGAAAACAAGTTCGCGTCTTGGAAGATAATAATTCTCTTAAAAATTTGGTAGCTCGTACCGATATTCCCCGGAAAGAATTTTTTACCTGTAAAAACGATGCCGGAGATATGCTGAACGGTTATATGATAAAACCTTTAGATTTTGATGCATCGAGACGTTATCCGGTCGTGATGGTACAATACAGTGGTCCGGGTTCCCAGTTAGTTCTGGATAAGTGGGATGTGAATTGGGAACAGTATCTTGTATCCAGAGGATTTATCGTTGCATGTGTCGACGGTAGAGGGACCGGTGCCCGAGGTAATGCATTCAAGACGTGCGTATACATGAAGTTAGGAGAATTAGAGACACAAGATCAGGTTTCCGCGGCTCGTTATATGGCTTCTCTTCCTTATGTGGACGGTAAAAATATAGGTATATGGGGATGGAGTTATGGAGGTTATGAAACTCTTATGGCTATGTCCCTGAGCCGGGATGTATATAAGGCGGGTGTTGCTATAGCTCCGGTTACCGACTGGCGTTTTTATGATTCTATCTATGCCGAAAGATACATGCGTACTCCGAAAGAAAATTTCGATGGATATAAACGGTCGGCTCCGCTTAATCATACCGAAGAACAAAACGGTGCCTTATTGGTAGTTTCCGGTACCGCAGATGATAATGTACATTTGTTGAATACGTTGCAATACTCCTCGGTAATGGTAGAAAGCAATAAGCAATTCGATATGATGATTTATACGAATAAGAATCATAGCATTGTAGGATGTAACGCCCGTTATCATTTATATACGAAGGTTTGCGATTTCTTTACTGATAAGCTTAAATAA
- the miaA gene encoding tRNA (adenosine(37)-N6)-dimethylallyltransferase MiaA, with protein sequence MIDLVTILGPTASGKTSLAVALAYRLDSEIISADSRQLYRRMDIGTGKDLNEYQFNGRNIPYHLIDICEPGYKYNLFEYLQDFRSVYDDISSRGKLPVLCGGTGLYIESVLKGYSLPPVPENKALRESLKDKSLSELEDILKRYKKLHNTTDTDTCKRAIRAIEIEEYYFCHLPDKPEDKPVNNALIIGVDISRELRRERISQRLRSRLDEGMVEEVRTLLNSGIAPEDLIYYGLEYKYLTEYVIGRLSYGEMVSLLEIAIHQFAKRQMTWFRGMERRGFDIYWLDVLLPIEEKLDLIQSKIKKMNEQL encoded by the coding sequence ATGATCGATCTTGTTACTATATTGGGACCTACTGCCTCCGGAAAGACTTCTTTAGCTGTCGCTCTGGCCTATCGGTTAGATTCGGAGATTATCAGTGCCGATTCCCGGCAACTGTATCGCCGCATGGATATCGGTACGGGTAAAGACCTTAACGAATATCAATTTAACGGACGCAATATTCCTTATCATCTTATTGATATATGTGAACCGGGGTATAAGTATAATCTCTTCGAGTATTTACAGGATTTTCGTTCTGTTTATGATGATATATCCTCTCGGGGAAAATTACCTGTTCTTTGCGGAGGAACGGGTTTGTATATAGAATCTGTGTTAAAAGGTTATAGTCTTCCTCCGGTTCCTGAAAATAAAGCATTGAGGGAGTCTTTGAAAGATAAAAGCCTGTCCGAGCTTGAGGATATATTGAAGAGATATAAGAAATTACATAATACGACCGATACCGATACATGCAAGAGGGCTATAAGAGCCATCGAAATAGAAGAATATTATTTTTGCCATTTACCGGATAAGCCTGAAGATAAGCCTGTTAATAATGCTCTTATCATAGGTGTGGATATTAGCAGGGAACTTAGGCGCGAAAGGATTTCTCAGCGTCTCCGTTCGCGTTTGGACGAAGGTATGGTTGAGGAAGTACGTACATTGCTGAATAGCGGTATAGCTCCGGAAGACCTTATATACTACGGTTTAGAGTATAAATATTTGACGGAATATGTCATAGGGCGTTTGTCCTATGGGGAGATGGTTTCTTTGCTCGAAATAGCGATACATCAGTTTGCTAAACGTCAAATGACGTGGTTCCGGGGAATGGAGAGGAGAGGTTTCGATATTTACTGGTTGGATGTGTTGCTGCCTATAGAAGAGAAACTGGATCTTATTCAGTCGAAAATAAAAAAAATGAATGAACAACTATAA
- the tatC gene encoding twin-arginine translocase subunit TatC: MEEMNFWDHVDALRKVLLRSILVIGIFAGVFFIFMPDLFDSVILAPCFSDFCLYRWICRLSEHISVLPDFCNSDFSVNLINIQLASQFFIHISTSFWLALVFSFPIVIYLLWGFVSPALYPKERRNARGAFLVGNTMFFLGVAVGYFLVFPLTLRFLAEYQVSELVPNQISLDSYMNNFLAMIFIMGIVFELPLLCWILSNIGLLHRSFFSHYRRHAIVGLLILAAVITPSGDPFTLMVVFLPIYMLYEFSAFIVKPDEPENEKEEPEDPYVSIPSIHRNGKEVSPESPYQETDDKYEDDYPEKD, from the coding sequence ATGGAAGAAATGAATTTCTGGGACCATGTGGATGCCTTGCGAAAAGTGTTGTTACGTTCAATACTGGTAATCGGCATATTCGCCGGAGTTTTTTTTATTTTCATGCCCGACTTGTTCGATTCCGTGATTCTTGCACCCTGTTTCTCCGACTTTTGTCTCTATCGCTGGATATGCCGTTTAAGCGAACATATATCGGTACTGCCCGATTTCTGCAACAGTGATTTTTCCGTAAACCTTATCAATATACAACTGGCTTCTCAATTTTTTATTCATATCAGTACCTCCTTTTGGCTGGCATTAGTATTCTCTTTCCCTATAGTGATCTATTTGCTCTGGGGTTTCGTTAGTCCGGCTCTATATCCCAAAGAAAGAAGAAATGCCCGAGGAGCATTTCTGGTAGGCAATACCATGTTTTTTTTAGGGGTGGCTGTAGGATATTTTCTGGTATTTCCCTTAACATTACGATTTCTGGCGGAATATCAGGTAAGTGAACTGGTTCCGAATCAAATCTCGCTCGATTCCTACATGAATAATTTCCTGGCGATGATCTTTATTATGGGAATTGTATTCGAATTACCATTGCTTTGCTGGATACTATCTAACATAGGATTATTACACCGCTCTTTTTTCAGCCATTATAGACGCCATGCCATTGTGGGATTACTTATCTTAGCGGCTGTTATTACCCCGTCAGGCGATCCTTTCACCTTAATGGTCGTATTTCTTCCTATATATATGTTGTATGAATTCAGCGCATTTATTGTAAAACCGGATGAACCGGAAAATGAAAAAGAAGAACCGGAAGATCCTTATGTAAGTATTCCTTCTATTCACCGAAACGGCAAAGAAGTATCGCCCGAATCGCCCTATCAGGAAACTGACGACAAATATGAGGACGATTACCCTGAAAAAGATTAA
- a CDS encoding Sec-independent protein translocase subunit TatA/TatB has protein sequence MKTLLFLNLGTGEIIIIVFAILLLFGGKKIPELMKGLGKGVKSFKDGMKDIEDQINSDDNTPSNTKK, from the coding sequence ATGAAAACCCTTTTATTCTTAAACTTAGGTACAGGAGAAATTATCATTATTGTTTTTGCTATTCTATTATTATTCGGAGGCAAAAAAATTCCTGAATTAATGAAAGGACTGGGGAAAGGTGTAAAAAGTTTCAAAGACGGAATGAAAGATATTGAAGACCAGATCAACAGTGACGACAACACTCCCTCCAATACAAAAAAATAA
- the fabD gene encoding ACP S-malonyltransferase — translation MKAFVFPGQGAQFVGMGKDLYENNPVAKEMFDKANEILGFNITELMFNGTDEDLRQTKVTQPAIFLHSVILAKTMGADFAPDMVAGHSLGEFSALVAAGALSFEDGLRLVSARAQAMQKACEKTPSTMAAVLALPDETVEQICSSVTEGVVVPANYNCPGQIVISGSIEGIDAACEKLLAAGAKRALKLKVGGAFHSPIMEPARTELADAIHHTQFFAPECPVYQNVDAKPQTDPEIIKQNLIAQLTAPVRWTQSVQNMIADGADAFTEVGPGAVLQGLVKKINKDVVTNGIQ, via the coding sequence ATGAAAGCATTTGTATTTCCGGGTCAAGGTGCCCAGTTTGTGGGAATGGGTAAAGACCTTTATGAGAATAATCCTGTTGCCAAAGAAATGTTTGATAAGGCTAATGAGATTCTCGGTTTTAATATTACCGAACTTATGTTTAACGGTACCGATGAAGATCTTCGTCAAACTAAAGTGACACAACCGGCTATATTTTTACATTCGGTTATTTTGGCTAAAACTATGGGTGCCGATTTCGCTCCCGATATGGTTGCCGGCCATTCATTAGGCGAATTTTCCGCTTTGGTAGCAGCCGGTGCTCTTTCTTTTGAAGATGGCTTGCGTTTGGTTTCTGCGCGGGCACAGGCCATGCAGAAAGCTTGTGAAAAGACTCCGTCGACCATGGCAGCTGTTTTGGCATTACCCGATGAAACCGTAGAGCAAATATGTTCATCTGTTACCGAAGGCGTTGTTGTTCCTGCTAATTATAATTGTCCGGGACAGATTGTTATATCCGGTTCCATCGAAGGTATAGATGCGGCTTGTGAAAAACTATTGGCTGCCGGTGCGAAACGTGCATTGAAACTAAAAGTAGGGGGTGCTTTCCATTCACCAATTATGGAACCCGCACGTACTGAATTGGCCGACGCAATCCATCATACTCAATTTTTTGCTCCTGAATGTCCTGTTTATCAGAATGTGGATGCGAAACCTCAGACCGATCCTGAGATAATCAAACAAAACCTGATTGCGCAACTTACTGCTCCGGTTCGCTGGACCCAATCGGTTCAAAACATGATTGCCGATGGAGCCGACGCATTTACCGAAGTCGGGCCTGGTGCCGTATTGCAGGGTTTGGTAAAAAAAATAAATAAAGATGTGGTTACGAACGGTATTCAGTGA
- a CDS encoding nitroreductase family protein — MKSIEDTLLKRTSVRRYEREDIAPEKLDFIYRAIENTPTSYNGQQFSVIAIDDQKIKEELYVITNQKQIKTCNVFLAFCMDFNKIKTLAKAKDLEFPPFQNTMDGVIVGIVDAALAMQNAVVAAQSMGLGSCCVGYLRTADPAAISQILKLPEGVFAVCGLTLGVPREQPDLKPKQNRSLVIHKNHYRTDDMTPELFDYDETISLYNRHRNGSTSENDWCGHILDYYRIAMNYDMEGALKKQGFNLFPEK; from the coding sequence ATGAAAAGTATAGAAGATACATTGTTAAAACGGACCTCTGTCCGAAGATATGAAAGGGAAGACATTGCCCCGGAGAAATTAGACTTTATATACCGGGCGATTGAAAATACCCCTACAAGTTATAACGGGCAACAATTCTCCGTAATAGCGATAGACGACCAAAAGATCAAAGAAGAGTTATACGTAATCACCAACCAGAAACAAATAAAAACCTGTAATGTGTTTCTGGCTTTCTGTATGGATTTCAATAAAATCAAAACACTCGCTAAAGCTAAAGATCTGGAATTCCCTCCCTTCCAGAATACTATGGATGGTGTCATAGTAGGAATCGTAGATGCTGCACTGGCTATGCAAAACGCTGTTGTAGCAGCTCAATCTATGGGATTAGGCAGTTGTTGTGTGGGGTATTTGCGTACTGCAGATCCTGCCGCTATCTCTCAAATACTCAAACTGCCAGAAGGAGTTTTTGCCGTGTGCGGTCTTACATTAGGCGTACCGCGTGAACAACCGGACTTAAAACCTAAACAAAACCGTTCTCTGGTAATACATAAAAACCATTACAGAACAGATGACATGACACCGGAATTATTTGATTATGACGAAACTATAAGTCTTTATAACCGGCACCGGAACGGAAGCACCAGCGAAAACGACTGGTGCGGGCATATTCTTGATTATTACCGGATTGCCATGAACTATGATATGGAAGGTGCTCTGAAAAAGCAAGGCTTCAATTTATTCCCTGAAAAATAA
- a CDS encoding 2-amino-4-hydroxy-6-hydroxymethyldihydropteridine diphosphokinase: MNRVIISIASNTPDKQDIMTNCINTLCREYPGILFSSCYNSRALNPIHPDYLNAVAIFKTKNDYEAVYSHLKIMETEAGRTPESKKTNQIPLDLDIIIWNKEVKKPRDLSYEFVLKGIEELAKLQKRNKYAEQ, from the coding sequence ATGAACCGAGTTATCATAAGTATAGCATCCAATACCCCGGATAAACAAGACATAATGACCAACTGCATAAATACTCTATGCCGGGAATACCCGGGAATCTTGTTTTCTTCCTGTTACAACAGCCGTGCACTGAATCCGATACATCCTGATTATCTTAACGCTGTTGCCATATTCAAAACAAAAAATGATTATGAAGCCGTATATTCCCATCTCAAAATAATGGAAACCGAGGCAGGCAGAACTCCTGAATCGAAAAAAACAAATCAAATTCCGCTGGATCTGGACATAATCATCTGGAACAAAGAGGTAAAAAAGCCCAGAGATTTAAGCTACGAATTCGTGCTAAAAGGCATAGAAGAACTTGCAAAACTGCAAAAAAGGAACAAATATGCGGAACAATAA
- a CDS encoding Tex family protein, whose product MNPLFFRLISQALQLNETQVKNTVDLLENGATIPFISRYRKEATGSLDEVYISQIKEQYEKLKETEKRKNFILASVEEQGKLTEELKQRILASWDMTELEDIYLPYKPRRRTRAEIAREHGLEPLAKIIMSQREENPEYRATPFIKGEIKDAETALKGAQDIIAEWISENEKSRNSIRNIFMRDAYISSKVVKGKESEGIKYQDYFEWSEPLKRCSSHRLLAMRRGESEGFLRVSISPDDSICLERLEQQFIRNNNTSARLVSEAIKDGYKRLLKPSIETEFSASSKEKADDEAIRIFAENLKQLLLAPPLGEKRILGIDPGFRTGCKVVCLDAQGNLLHNETVYPHPPQQDYKGASRKITQLVESYRIDAIAIGNGTAGRETEAFITGLRYSHKVQVFVVSENGASIYSASKTAREEFPDKDVTVRGAVSIGRRLMDPLAELVKIEAKSIGVGQYQHDVDQTKLKRSLEQTVENCVNAVGVNINTASKHLLSYVSGLGPQLAQNIVDYRKEHGEFSERKDLLKVPRMGEKSFEQSAGFLRIPQSENPLDNSAVHPESYPIVEQMAEDLHCNIQDLIANKELRKNIEPEKYITDKIGLPTLHDILEELDKPGRDPRQFIKVFEFDPNIKTIDDLKENMLLPGIVTNITNFGCFVDIGIKENGLVHISQLSDRFIQDPTEIVSMHQHVTVKVIGIDTVRKRVQLTMKNII is encoded by the coding sequence ATGAACCCTTTATTTTTTCGACTTATAAGTCAAGCTCTTCAATTAAATGAGACTCAGGTAAAGAACACAGTCGATTTATTGGAAAACGGAGCCACTATTCCTTTTATCAGCCGTTACAGAAAAGAAGCCACTGGCTCTCTGGACGAAGTATATATAAGCCAGATAAAAGAACAATATGAGAAATTAAAAGAAACAGAAAAGCGCAAAAACTTCATCCTGGCATCTGTCGAAGAACAAGGAAAACTTACTGAAGAACTTAAACAACGTATATTGGCTTCATGGGACATGACAGAACTGGAGGATATTTATCTCCCTTATAAACCCCGAAGACGTACCCGGGCCGAAATAGCAAGGGAACACGGGCTGGAACCTCTGGCGAAAATAATCATGTCTCAGAGAGAAGAAAACCCCGAATACAGAGCAACACCATTCATTAAAGGAGAAATAAAAGATGCGGAAACAGCCCTGAAAGGAGCTCAGGATATTATTGCAGAATGGATATCGGAAAATGAAAAAAGCCGGAATAGTATACGGAATATTTTCATGAGAGATGCTTATATCTCTTCGAAAGTCGTTAAAGGAAAAGAAAGCGAAGGGATCAAATACCAGGATTATTTCGAATGGAGCGAACCTTTGAAACGTTGTTCTTCCCATCGGCTCTTAGCCATGAGAAGAGGGGAAAGCGAAGGCTTCCTGAGAGTCTCTATATCTCCGGACGACAGCATCTGTCTCGAGCGTCTTGAACAACAATTTATCCGGAATAACAATACATCCGCCCGGCTTGTATCTGAAGCTATAAAAGACGGTTACAAAAGATTGCTTAAACCATCTATAGAAACAGAGTTCTCTGCGTCTTCAAAAGAAAAAGCGGATGACGAAGCCATTCGTATTTTCGCAGAAAACCTGAAACAATTGTTATTAGCCCCTCCACTGGGTGAAAAAAGAATATTAGGCATCGACCCCGGCTTCCGTACCGGATGTAAAGTCGTATGCTTAGATGCACAGGGAAACCTTCTTCACAATGAAACAGTCTATCCTCATCCTCCACAACAGGATTACAAAGGTGCATCCAGAAAAATAACCCAACTGGTTGAAAGCTACCGGATAGATGCTATCGCCATCGGAAACGGAACAGCAGGACGAGAGACTGAAGCTTTTATTACCGGGCTCCGGTACAGCCATAAAGTACAGGTTTTTGTCGTAAGTGAAAACGGAGCATCTATCTATTCCGCATCTAAAACAGCACGCGAAGAATTCCCGGATAAAGACGTGACTGTCAGGGGAGCCGTATCCATCGGAAGACGTCTAATGGACCCGCTGGCAGAGCTTGTAAAAATAGAGGCCAAATCTATCGGGGTAGGTCAGTATCAACACGATGTAGATCAAACCAAACTGAAACGTTCTCTGGAACAAACTGTGGAAAATTGTGTCAATGCAGTAGGTGTAAATATCAATACAGCCAGTAAACATTTACTCTCCTATGTTTCGGGACTCGGCCCTCAGCTCGCTCAAAACATAGTAGATTATCGCAAGGAGCACGGAGAGTTTAGCGAGCGGAAAGACTTATTAAAAGTCCCCAGAATGGGAGAAAAATCATTCGAACAATCGGCCGGTTTTTTAAGAATACCACAATCTGAAAACCCATTGGACAATTCGGCCGTACATCCCGAAAGCTATCCGATTGTAGAACAAATGGCCGAAGACCTTCATTGTAACATACAAGACCTGATAGCCAATAAAGAACTAAGAAAAAACATAGAACCGGAAAAATACATAACAGATAAAATAGGACTGCCGACTTTACACGACATACTGGAAGAACTGGACAAACCGGGAAGGGATCCGCGGCAATTTATCAAGGTATTCGAATTTGATCCGAACATTAAAACGATCGATGACCTGAAAGAAAATATGCTTCTCCCGGGAATAGTTACCAATATTACTAATTTCGGTTGTTTCGTAGACATAGGTATTAAAGAAAACGGGCTGGTACATATATCACAATTGTCAGACCGGTTTATTCAGGATCCGACCGAGATAGTATCTATGCACCAACACGTCACAGTAAAAGTAATCGGTATAGATACTGTCCGAAAAAGAGTGCAATTAACAATGAAAAATATAATATGA